One window of Salegentibacter sp. Hel_I_6 genomic DNA carries:
- a CDS encoding lytic transglycosylase domain-containing protein yields the protein MKILKSALIIIGFFAIVFISIQATQQSPDAGVEQSAESSNKDRPVKDYNIYALPMPENINFAGEEVPIEDPDIYERMDRELLVNTYWQSNALLLIKRAHKYFPIIEPILEQEGVPNDFKYLAVIESGLTQAVSPAGAKGFWQIMEGTGKDYGLEINDNVDERYHIEKSTRVAADYLKKSKAKFGSWTMAAAAYNAGNRGVERQLERQKVNDYYELLLGEETGRYMFRILAIKEILNNPEEYGFNFEEKHLYKPIPTKVVKVDTVVKDFADFAKQFNINYKILKIHNPWLREAHLINASRREYEIKIPEENIYTAVK from the coding sequence ATGAAAATCTTAAAATCGGCCCTTATAATAATTGGTTTTTTTGCTATTGTATTTATAAGTATACAGGCAACACAACAATCACCTGATGCAGGTGTTGAGCAATCTGCGGAATCTTCTAATAAAGATCGCCCGGTTAAAGACTATAACATTTATGCGTTACCGATGCCTGAAAATATAAATTTTGCAGGTGAAGAAGTTCCAATTGAAGATCCGGATATTTATGAAAGAATGGATAGGGAATTACTGGTGAATACCTATTGGCAGTCTAATGCTTTGCTTTTAATAAAGCGCGCCCATAAATATTTCCCAATAATTGAACCTATCTTAGAACAAGAAGGCGTACCTAACGATTTTAAATATCTAGCGGTTATAGAAAGCGGATTAACACAGGCCGTTTCTCCTGCAGGGGCAAAAGGTTTTTGGCAAATTATGGAAGGCACGGGAAAAGATTATGGTTTGGAAATAAATGATAATGTAGATGAACGTTATCATATTGAAAAATCAACACGAGTAGCAGCCGATTATCTTAAAAAATCCAAAGCAAAATTTGGCAGCTGGACGATGGCCGCCGCTGCTTACAATGCAGGAAATAGAGGTGTAGAAAGACAACTGGAACGTCAAAAAGTAAATGATTATTATGAATTATTACTTGGAGAAGAAACCGGGAGATATATGTTTAGGATTCTGGCAATCAAAGAGATTTTGAATAATCCAGAAGAATACGGGTTTAATTTTGAAGAAAAACATCTTTACAAACCAATTCCAACCAAAGTTGTTAAAGTAGATACGGTAGTAAAGGATTTTGCCGATTTTGCGAAGCAGTTTAATATCAATTATAAGATCTTGAAAATTCATAACCCATGGCTTAGAGAAGCACATCTAATTAACGCTTCCAGAAGGGAATATGAAATTAAGATTCCTGAAGAGAATATTTATACCGCTGTTAAATAA
- a CDS encoding alpha/beta fold hydrolase, translating into MNEENQLIHVYFMPGMAANSSIFEFIKLPEERFKMHFLEWMIPKANESLKSYAARMNKYIKHDNAVLIGVSFGGIIVQEMAKNLNLKRLIIISSVKCRGELPRRMRYAASTGLFKLIPTSLLDYVDHFEKIAVGDFIKKRAKLYRQYLSVRNQRYLNWAIENMVLWNCAKAQQGIIHIHGDKDEIFPIKYIPECITVKNGTHIMILNRYRWFNKYLPEIILSGKMQEKIKE; encoded by the coding sequence ATGAATGAAGAAAATCAGCTAATTCATGTTTATTTTATGCCGGGAATGGCTGCGAATTCTTCTATTTTTGAGTTCATAAAACTTCCGGAAGAACGTTTTAAAATGCATTTTTTAGAGTGGATGATTCCAAAAGCGAATGAAAGCTTAAAAAGCTACGCAGCTAGAATGAATAAGTACATAAAACATGATAATGCAGTTTTAATTGGTGTTTCATTTGGCGGGATTATTGTGCAGGAAATGGCAAAGAACCTTAATTTAAAAAGGTTAATTATAATTTCTAGCGTGAAGTGTAGAGGAGAATTGCCAAGGCGCATGCGTTACGCTGCAAGTACAGGTTTGTTTAAATTAATTCCCACGAGTCTGCTGGATTATGTAGATCACTTTGAGAAGATAGCAGTAGGCGATTTTATTAAAAAAAGAGCAAAACTTTACAGGCAATACCTTTCAGTTAGAAATCAGCGTTATTTAAATTGGGCTATAGAAAATATGGTTTTGTGGAATTGCGCGAAGGCCCAGCAAGGAATAATTCATATTCACGGTGATAAAGATGAAATTTTTCCTATAAAGTATATTCCCGAATGTATTACGGTAAAAAACGGTACGCATATAATGATTTTAAATAGATACCGTTGGTTTAATAAGTATCTTCCTGAAATTATTCTTTCCGGGAAAATGCAGGAAAAAATAAAGGAATAA
- a CDS encoding N-acetyltransferase translates to MNAEEILITDNEFLRQFETTINEQLATIEYAQQERKIFLTKVFMPEALKEEGYMDIFIEAVLEEIKERNTRVMPTSPDVVKFMRKNRRKYKDLLPVGINI, encoded by the coding sequence ATGAATGCCGAAGAAATTTTAATTACCGATAACGAGTTCTTAAGACAATTTGAAACTACGATTAACGAGCAACTGGCCACAATAGAATATGCACAACAGGAACGAAAAATTTTTCTAACAAAAGTTTTTATGCCTGAAGCCTTAAAAGAAGAAGGCTATATGGATATTTTTATTGAAGCTGTTTTAGAAGAAATAAAAGAGCGAAATACCCGGGTAATGCCCACCAGTCCTGACGTCGTGAAATTCATGCGGAAAAATAGGAGGAAATATAAAGATCTCTTACCAGTAGGAATCAATATTTAA
- the mtaB gene encoding tRNA (N(6)-L-threonylcarbamoyladenosine(37)-C(2))-methylthiotransferase MtaB: MNTKKVAFYTLGCKLNFSETSTIARSFKDEGFKRVEFSEEADIYVINTCSVTENADKRFKTIVKQAQKVNEDAFVIAVGCYAQLKPEELADVDGVDLVLGATEKFKITDYLNDLSKNEMGEVHSCEINEADFYVGAYSIGDRTRAFLKVQDGCDYKCTYCTIPLARGISRSDKLDNVLNNAAEISEKGIKEIVLTGVNIGDYGKGEFGNKKHEHTFLDLVKALDEVDGIERLRISSIEPNLLKNETIDFVAQSSTFVPHFHIPLQSGSDDLLKLMKRRYMTSLYTNRVEQIKQVMPNACIGVDVIVGFPGETEEHFLQTYNYLNELDISYLHVFTYSERDNTPAAEMDGVVPTKVRKKRSKMLRGLSAKKRRAFYESQLGNTCTVLFEGENKEGYIHGFTENYVKVKAPWDPGLVNTLHQIELTSIDEDGMLRFEFASEKIAV; encoded by the coding sequence ATGAATACTAAGAAGGTCGCATTTTATACCTTGGGTTGTAAACTCAATTTTTCAGAAACTTCTACCATTGCAAGATCTTTTAAAGATGAAGGTTTTAAACGTGTGGAATTCTCTGAAGAAGCTGATATCTATGTGATAAACACCTGTTCGGTTACTGAAAATGCAGACAAACGCTTTAAAACCATTGTAAAACAAGCGCAAAAAGTGAACGAAGATGCATTTGTGATTGCGGTAGGCTGTTATGCTCAACTAAAACCAGAAGAACTTGCCGATGTAGATGGTGTGGATTTAGTTTTAGGTGCCACTGAGAAATTTAAGATCACCGATTACCTTAACGACCTATCTAAAAACGAAATGGGCGAAGTTCACTCCTGCGAAATCAACGAAGCCGACTTTTATGTAGGTGCTTATTCGATTGGAGACAGGACTCGTGCATTTTTAAAAGTCCAGGATGGCTGTGATTATAAATGTACTTATTGTACTATTCCGTTAGCGCGTGGAATTTCCCGAAGCGATAAATTGGATAATGTGTTGAATAATGCCGCTGAAATTTCAGAAAAAGGGATTAAGGAAATCGTGCTTACCGGAGTAAACATTGGCGATTATGGAAAAGGAGAATTCGGGAATAAAAAACACGAACATACTTTTCTTGATTTAGTGAAAGCATTAGATGAGGTAGACGGAATTGAACGTTTAAGGATTTCTTCTATTGAACCAAATTTGCTAAAAAACGAAACCATAGATTTTGTTGCTCAAAGTAGTACGTTTGTACCTCATTTTCATATCCCATTGCAAAGTGGAAGTGACGACTTACTTAAATTGATGAAGCGTCGCTATATGACTTCACTTTATACCAATAGGGTAGAGCAAATTAAACAGGTAATGCCAAATGCCTGTATTGGGGTTGATGTAATTGTTGGTTTTCCCGGTGAAACCGAAGAGCATTTTCTGCAAACCTATAATTACCTGAACGAGCTTGATATTTCTTACCTGCACGTTTTCACCTATTCTGAACGGGATAATACACCTGCTGCAGAGATGGACGGTGTGGTACCTACTAAAGTAAGAAAGAAACGAAGCAAAATGCTACGTGGTCTTTCAGCTAAAAAGAGAAGGGCGTTTTACGAAAGTCAGTTAGGCAATACCTGTACCGTGCTTTTTGAAGGTGAAAATAAAGAAGGTTATATCCACGGGTTTACGGAAAACTATGTAAAAGTAAAAGCACCCTGGGATCCGGGACTGGTAAACACCCTTCATCAAATAGAATTAACTTCCATAGATGAAGACGGTATGCTTAGGTTTGAATTTGCTTCAGAAAAAATAGCGGTTTAA
- a CDS encoding OsmC family protein gives MADKHEYQVDLTWKEDRKGVVSSPELTDTIETATPPDFPKGIPNIWSPEHFLVAAVESCLMTTFLAIAENSKLDFISFKSKAIGKLNKVEGKLQMTEIILKPVLEISDENNIDRAKRIIEKSEKACLISNSIKSKIILEAEVVITSVEV, from the coding sequence ATGGCAGATAAACACGAATACCAGGTAGACCTAACCTGGAAAGAAGACCGAAAAGGAGTAGTAAGTTCTCCAGAATTAACCGATACTATTGAAACAGCAACTCCGCCGGATTTTCCAAAAGGAATACCCAACATTTGGTCTCCTGAACATTTTCTGGTTGCCGCGGTAGAAAGCTGTTTAATGACGACTTTTCTGGCTATTGCTGAAAATTCTAAACTGGACTTTATCAGTTTTAAATCCAAAGCAATTGGAAAACTGAATAAAGTTGAAGGCAAATTGCAAATGACGGAAATTATACTGAAACCAGTTTTGGAAATTTCCGACGAAAATAATATTGATAGAGCAAAACGCATCATAGAAAAGAGCGAAAAAGCCTGTTTGATTTCCAACTCTATAAAAAGTAAAATTATACTGGAAGCTGAGGTTGTAATTACTTCGGTAGAAGTTTAG
- a CDS encoding cysteine desulfurase family protein, translated as MKNVYLDSAATTQMRDEVITRMTSVMKEVYGNPSSTHSFGRSAKSLIEQARKTVAGYLNVKASEIVFTSGGTEADNLALNSAVRDLGVKRIITSKIEHHAVLYTVEQLEDCFDVEVVYVDLDSCGNVKEDHLEELLKTSAKKTLVSLMHVNNEIGNKLDIKKVGKLCKEYNALFHSDCVQSVGHYDLDFSEIPVDFTAVSAHKFHGPKGVGFAFIRKNSGLKPLIFGGEQERGHRAGTEGVHNIVGLEEALKLSLDNLAEEKAYIADLKAHFISKLKAEIPGVKFNGDCSDLEKSTYTLVNVCLPVPADKALMLLFQLDLKGIACSKGSACQSGSDKASHVLNAFLEEEDLKKPSVRFSFSRFNTKEELDYVVNTLKEFIES; from the coding sequence ATGAAAAATGTATACCTCGATTCTGCCGCAACCACGCAAATGCGTGACGAAGTTATAACCCGAATGACCTCTGTAATGAAGGAGGTTTATGGAAATCCTTCTTCAACCCATTCTTTTGGGAGATCTGCTAAGTCTTTAATAGAGCAGGCACGTAAGACTGTTGCCGGTTATTTAAATGTAAAAGCTTCAGAAATTGTTTTCACCTCTGGTGGAACCGAAGCCGATAATCTAGCTTTAAATTCTGCCGTTCGTGATCTTGGTGTAAAAAGAATTATTACTTCCAAAATAGAGCACCACGCGGTTTTATATACCGTAGAGCAGCTTGAGGATTGTTTTGATGTTGAGGTGGTATATGTTGATCTTGATTCCTGCGGAAATGTAAAAGAGGATCATTTAGAAGAATTACTGAAAACTTCTGCTAAAAAAACACTCGTTAGCCTGATGCACGTGAATAACGAAATTGGGAATAAACTGGATATTAAAAAGGTAGGGAAACTTTGTAAAGAATATAATGCTCTTTTTCATTCAGACTGTGTGCAATCGGTGGGACATTATGATCTTGATTTTAGTGAAATTCCGGTAGATTTTACTGCAGTTAGCGCACATAAATTCCACGGCCCAAAAGGAGTAGGATTTGCGTTTATTAGAAAAAATAGCGGATTAAAGCCACTTATTTTTGGAGGAGAGCAGGAGCGTGGCCATCGTGCCGGTACCGAAGGAGTTCATAATATTGTAGGATTGGAAGAGGCTTTAAAACTATCTTTAGATAATTTAGCCGAAGAAAAAGCGTATATCGCCGATTTGAAGGCGCATTTTATTTCAAAATTAAAAGCTGAAATTCCCGGAGTGAAATTTAACGGAGATTGTTCCGATTTGGAAAAAAGCACCTACACCCTCGTAAATGTATGTTTGCCGGTGCCTGCAGATAAAGCTTTAATGCTTTTATTTCAGTTAGATTTAAAAGGAATTGCCTGTTCTAAAGGTAGCGCCTGCCAAAGCGGTAGTGATAAAGCTTCTCACGTTTTAAATGCATTTTTAGAAGAGGAAGATCTTAAAAAACCATCGGTGCGTTTCTCATTTTCCCGATTTAATACGAAGGAAGAGCTGGATTACGTGGTGAATACACTTAAGGAATTTATTGAATCCTGA
- a CDS encoding Smr/MutS family protein yields MELKKGDKVAVLDDVLEGTVTKAEGGIVYIETTDGFEMQFTEDELVKIETPIDVLPEDFDFDEVLKEKKLPPKPKSQRIKPKERNLPPMEVDLHIEKLTRSSRGLSNYDMLNLQMETAKRQLEFAMSKRIQKVVFIHGVGEGVLKAELDFFLGRYDNLKFYDADYQKYGLGATEVYIFQST; encoded by the coding sequence ATGGAGCTGAAAAAAGGAGATAAAGTTGCTGTCCTGGATGATGTACTGGAGGGTACGGTAACAAAAGCTGAAGGCGGTATTGTATATATTGAAACTACCGATGGTTTTGAAATGCAGTTTACCGAAGATGAGCTGGTTAAAATTGAAACTCCTATTGATGTTTTACCGGAAGATTTTGATTTTGATGAGGTTTTAAAAGAAAAGAAGTTACCTCCAAAACCAAAATCGCAGCGAATAAAACCGAAAGAAAGAAATCTTCCTCCCATGGAAGTAGATCTTCATATAGAAAAATTAACGAGATCTTCCCGCGGATTAAGCAATTATGATATGCTTAATTTACAAATGGAGACCGCAAAAAGGCAACTGGAATTTGCAATGAGCAAACGTATTCAAAAAGTTGTTTTTATTCACGGAGTAGGCGAAGGTGTACTTAAAGCTGAACTCGACTTTTTCCTGGGCCGCTATGACAATCTAAAATTTTATGACGCCGATTACCAAAAATATGGTCTTGGTGCTACTGAAGTCTATATCTTTCAGAGTACCTAA
- a CDS encoding T9SS type A sorting domain-containing protein encodes MRQIYFLAFIFSFYYGNAQLHISPSLNADSYIYLSDRFLYVEDDINLKKNNFPETEASIYLRKESQLIQGDKNTNRNSGNGWISVFQEGTSNAFDYNYWALPIKDNISQNKFGAVIFEPQNKTKSQPAQITASLEGSANPLEISKRWIYKYSGNEYNDWHFVGENFDVKPGEGFSMKGVNGTNNTLINGVANNPGSNQRYDFRGLPNDGEIKVLIKKEKSVLVGNPYPSALHLRSFLLENTTGTGIAYFWDSSDNGNSHYLKDYEGGYGSYSPGANAYAPAVFKTYNGAGEETGNSGENGKEIAREYSPIAQAFMVTGSSDGYIHFKNSQRRFQKENSLTSEFKNQQKSEIPLLKLNVAFNELYTRPLLLAFREDSSKDVDWAMDAKIYGLLENDAGWNIEEAFYNIQVRPFRKNDKIPLLIEVTETSKLNFKLEDIRDFEIENVFLFDAELETYNTLKLNDFSMDLEKGIYSNRFFISFMQEKEDNLDSELPEEEEPLLDDALIVQNNSKSQLEIQMLKNDIKQILLYDLKGQMIYNKTMPIGSKTHSLPTSGLRDAIYIVKLLSSENLEFTRKISIKN; translated from the coding sequence ATGAGGCAAATTTACTTCTTAGCTTTTATTTTCTCTTTTTACTACGGAAATGCCCAATTGCATATTTCACCTTCTTTAAACGCAGATTCCTATATTTATCTTAGTGATCGTTTTTTATATGTTGAAGATGACATCAATCTAAAAAAGAATAATTTTCCTGAAACTGAAGCAAGCATTTACTTACGTAAAGAATCGCAATTAATACAGGGCGATAAAAATACCAATAGAAATTCTGGAAATGGTTGGATCTCGGTTTTCCAGGAAGGTACTTCCAATGCTTTCGATTATAATTACTGGGCCCTTCCCATTAAGGATAATATTAGTCAAAATAAGTTTGGAGCGGTTATATTCGAACCTCAAAACAAGACCAAAAGTCAACCTGCACAAATCACTGCAAGTTTAGAAGGAAGTGCTAATCCTCTGGAAATTTCAAAACGCTGGATCTATAAATATTCGGGAAACGAATATAATGACTGGCATTTTGTAGGTGAAAATTTTGATGTAAAGCCAGGAGAAGGTTTTTCCATGAAAGGTGTTAATGGTACCAATAACACGCTTATAAACGGAGTTGCAAATAATCCCGGAAGCAACCAGCGTTACGATTTTAGAGGTTTGCCAAATGACGGAGAGATAAAAGTACTTATTAAAAAAGAAAAAAGTGTTTTGGTTGGCAATCCTTACCCTTCTGCACTACATTTAAGAAGTTTTCTACTAGAAAATACGACTGGCACAGGAATAGCCTATTTCTGGGATTCTAGCGATAATGGAAATTCCCACTATCTAAAAGATTACGAAGGCGGTTATGGTTCATATTCCCCGGGTGCCAATGCTTATGCTCCAGCTGTTTTTAAAACCTATAATGGCGCGGGCGAAGAAACCGGAAATTCAGGGGAGAATGGAAAGGAAATAGCCCGGGAATACAGTCCCATAGCACAGGCTTTTATGGTAACGGGAAGCAGTGATGGCTATATTCATTTTAAAAATTCACAACGCAGGTTTCAAAAAGAGAATTCCCTAACTTCAGAATTTAAAAATCAGCAAAAGAGTGAAATTCCATTACTAAAACTCAACGTGGCTTTCAACGAGCTTTATACCCGCCCGCTGTTATTAGCGTTTAGAGAAGATTCGTCTAAAGATGTTGATTGGGCAATGGACGCAAAAATATACGGATTGCTTGAAAATGATGCAGGCTGGAATATTGAAGAAGCTTTTTACAATATTCAGGTTAGGCCTTTTAGAAAAAATGATAAAATCCCGCTACTTATTGAAGTTACCGAAACTTCAAAATTAAATTTCAAATTAGAGGATATCAGAGATTTTGAAATAGAGAACGTTTTTCTTTTTGATGCCGAATTAGAAACCTACAATACATTAAAACTAAATGATTTTTCTATGGACTTAGAAAAAGGAATTTATAGTAATCGATTTTTTATTAGTTTTATGCAGGAAAAAGAAGACAATCTTGATTCGGAGTTACCCGAAGAAGAGGAACCTTTACTTGATGATGCGCTAATTGTTCAAAACAATTCAAAATCTCAATTGGAAATACAAATGTTGAAAAACGATATTAAACAAATTTTATTATATGATCTCAAGGGACAAATGATTTATAATAAAACAATGCCAATAGGGAGTAAAACTCATAGCCTACCTACCTCCGGTTTACGAGATGCAATCTATATCGTGAAATTACTTTCTTCTGAAAACCTGGAATTCACCAGGAAGATTAGCATTAAAAATTAG
- a CDS encoding DUF2752 domain-containing protein → MEEFMLPCLNKSLFGVDCFGCGGQRALLLVLKAEFTQAFFMFPAIYPILFLLVFLILNLFIKFRYDFQIKIALIIFSGAVMLISYLIKMNHFIQLTQ, encoded by the coding sequence ATGGAAGAATTTATGTTGCCCTGTCTTAACAAAAGCCTTTTTGGGGTAGACTGTTTTGGCTGTGGTGGGCAACGAGCACTATTACTGGTTTTGAAAGCCGAATTTACCCAGGCATTTTTTATGTTTCCTGCTATTTATCCAATTTTATTCCTTCTGGTATTTCTTATTTTGAATCTTTTTATCAAATTTCGATATGATTTTCAAATTAAAATTGCACTCATAATCTTTAGTGGTGCAGTAATGCTTATTAGCTATTTAATAAAAATGAATCATTTTATACAACTAACCCAATAA
- a CDS encoding CCC motif membrane protein — protein MERQQLPNSTLILVFGILSIIGCCCYGVLGIIFGIIALVMAKRATEIYNTEPELYTGYQNVKTGKILAIIGLVLSAISLISSIVMFIVYGGVEGIYEMQEEILREIEQNQ, from the coding sequence ATGGAAAGACAACAACTACCCAATTCAACCTTAATTTTAGTTTTCGGAATTCTATCTATTATAGGATGCTGCTGCTATGGAGTCCTCGGAATCATCTTCGGAATTATAGCATTAGTTATGGCCAAACGCGCTACAGAAATCTATAATACCGAACCTGAATTATACACCGGATATCAAAATGTAAAAACCGGAAAAATCCTTGCTATTATTGGTCTGGTATTAAGCGCTATTAGTTTAATAAGCTCCATTGTAATGTTTATTGTATATGGAGGCGTAGAAGGAATCTACGAGATGCAGGAAGAAATTTTAAGGGAAATTGAACAAAATCAATAA
- the rocD gene encoding ornithine--oxo-acid transaminase, protein MPLAEIKSSEEAINLEDKHGAHNYHPLPAVLSKGEGVHVWDVEGKKYYDFLSAYSAVNQGHCHPKIVNAMYEQASKLALTSRAFHNDVLGAYEKYATDYFKFDKLLPMNTGAEAVETAIKIARKWAYEKKGVRETDAQIIVCENNFHGRTTTIISFSNDEGARKNFGPYTPGFIKVAYDDPDALEKAITDNDNIAGFLVEPIQGEAGVYTPANDYMKKAKEICNKHNVLFMADEIQTGIARTGALLAVCGNCTCEGHCERQETYTRPDILILGKALSGGNYPVSAVLADDEVMNVIQPGQHGSTFGGNPVAAATAVAALDVVKDENLAQNARKMGNLFRRLMNDYIKDSNIVELVRGRGLLNAIVINDSEESSTAWDICMALKENGLLAKPTHGNIIRFAPPLVINEEQLRDCVDIITSTLKEFEK, encoded by the coding sequence ATGCCATTAGCAGAAATTAAATCCTCAGAAGAAGCTATTAACCTGGAAGATAAGCATGGAGCTCATAATTACCATCCACTTCCCGCTGTATTAAGCAAAGGGGAAGGAGTTCATGTTTGGGACGTAGAAGGAAAGAAATATTACGACTTCCTTTCTGCTTATTCCGCGGTAAATCAGGGACATTGTCATCCTAAAATTGTAAATGCTATGTATGAGCAAGCCTCAAAACTAGCACTTACTTCCAGAGCCTTCCATAATGATGTACTTGGTGCTTATGAAAAATATGCCACCGATTATTTTAAATTCGATAAACTTCTCCCAATGAATACCGGGGCAGAAGCTGTGGAAACTGCCATAAAGATCGCTAGAAAATGGGCTTACGAAAAAAAGGGAGTTAGAGAAACCGATGCACAAATTATCGTATGTGAAAATAATTTCCACGGAAGAACTACCACAATAATCTCCTTCTCTAATGATGAAGGAGCTCGCAAAAATTTTGGTCCTTATACGCCAGGATTTATAAAAGTGGCTTATGACGATCCTGATGCTTTAGAAAAAGCAATTACAGATAACGATAATATAGCTGGATTTTTAGTTGAGCCTATCCAGGGTGAAGCAGGAGTTTACACTCCCGCTAACGATTATATGAAGAAAGCTAAAGAGATTTGCAATAAGCATAACGTACTTTTTATGGCTGACGAGATCCAGACAGGTATCGCCAGAACCGGAGCTTTATTAGCCGTTTGTGGAAATTGTACTTGCGAAGGTCACTGTGAGCGCCAGGAAACTTATACAAGACCAGATATTTTAATCTTAGGAAAAGCGCTTTCAGGAGGAAATTATCCTGTATCTGCTGTGCTTGCTGATGATGAAGTAATGAATGTAATTCAGCCTGGACAACACGGTTCAACTTTTGGAGGAAATCCCGTAGCAGCCGCAACTGCGGTAGCTGCATTAGATGTGGTAAAAGATGAGAATCTTGCCCAGAATGCAAGAAAGATGGGGAATTTGTTTAGAAGGCTTATGAACGATTATATCAAGGATTCTAATATTGTAGAGTTGGTAAGAGGTCGCGGATTATTAAATGCGATTGTGATTAACGATTCAGAAGAAAGCTCTACTGCCTGGGATATTTGCATGGCATTAAAAGAAAACGGACTTTTAGCAAAACCAACCCACGGTAATATTATTCGTTTTGCTCCACCTTTGGTAATTAATGAAGAGCAACTTAGAGACTGTGTAGATATTATTACTTCTACTCTTAAGGAATTTGAGAAGTAA
- the rlmD gene encoding 23S rRNA (uracil(1939)-C(5))-methyltransferase RlmD, translating into MGRRNKNKVFEAVEVTDAGGKGKGIGKSPDGRVIFIDNVVPGDIADIKTTKQRKSYYQGTAVNFHQLSEKRVEPVCQHFGTCGGCKWQNMGYEYQLEYKQNEVLNNLIRVGKVELPEVTPILGSKEIYFYRNKMEFSFSDSRWLTPEEINSGKDFDDKNALGFHIPGMWDKILDIKKCHLQEDPSNAIRNFVKEYATDNDLSFFNARKQEGLLRTLMLRTSSTGEIMVLIQFFHENKEKRELLLDAVAETFPEITSLQYVINEKGNDTIYDQDVICYKGRDHIFEEMEGLQFKINAKSFYQTNSAQAYELYKITRDFADLKGDEIVYDLYTGTGTIAQFVAKKAKKVIGVEVVPEAIIDAKENAERNQIENAEFFVGDMKKVFSESFIITHGTPDIIITDPPRDGMHKDVIAQIIGILPQRIVYVSCNSATQARDLSLLDEHYKVTKVQPVDMFPQTHHVENVVCLEKR; encoded by the coding sequence ATGGGAAGAAGGAATAAAAACAAGGTATTCGAAGCCGTAGAAGTTACTGATGCCGGCGGAAAAGGAAAAGGTATTGGTAAATCTCCAGACGGTCGTGTAATATTTATAGACAATGTAGTGCCCGGTGATATTGCCGATATTAAGACCACAAAACAAAGAAAATCTTATTACCAGGGAACGGCGGTAAATTTTCATCAACTTTCAGAGAAACGTGTAGAGCCTGTTTGCCAGCATTTTGGAACCTGTGGCGGTTGCAAATGGCAAAATATGGGTTACGAATATCAGTTGGAATACAAACAAAACGAGGTTTTAAATAATCTTATTCGCGTAGGAAAAGTTGAGCTCCCAGAAGTGACTCCAATTTTAGGTAGTAAAGAAATATATTTCTACCGCAATAAAATGGAATTTTCATTTAGCGATAGCCGCTGGCTTACTCCTGAAGAAATAAACAGCGGGAAAGATTTTGACGACAAAAATGCCCTTGGATTTCATATTCCCGGAATGTGGGATAAAATCCTCGATATTAAAAAATGTCACCTGCAGGAAGATCCCAGTAACGCTATAAGAAATTTTGTAAAAGAATACGCTACAGATAATGACCTTAGCTTCTTCAACGCCCGTAAACAGGAAGGTTTATTAAGAACACTCATGCTTCGAACCTCTTCTACCGGTGAGATCATGGTTTTAATCCAGTTTTTTCACGAAAACAAGGAAAAACGGGAGTTACTCTTAGACGCAGTTGCAGAAACGTTTCCCGAGATCACTTCACTTCAGTATGTGATTAATGAGAAAGGAAACGATACTATTTATGACCAGGATGTAATTTGCTATAAAGGCCGTGACCATATCTTTGAAGAAATGGAAGGACTTCAGTTTAAAATAAATGCAAAGTCTTTTTATCAAACAAATTCTGCACAGGCTTACGAATTATATAAAATTACCCGTGATTTCGCAGATCTAAAAGGTGACGAGATTGTTTACGATCTTTATACAGGAACAGGAACAATTGCTCAATTTGTTGCTAAAAAAGCGAAAAAAGTAATTGGAGTTGAAGTTGTTCCTGAAGCCATTATAGACGCCAAAGAGAACGCTGAACGCAACCAGATTGAAAATGCTGAATTCTTTGTGGGTGATATGAAGAAAGTTTTTTCTGAAAGTTTCATAATTACTCACGGCACTCCAGATATCATTATTACCGATCCTCCCCGCGACGGAATGCACAAAGATGTGATTGCTCAAATAATTGGTATATTGCCGCAGCGTATTGTTTACGTGAGTTGCAACTCGGCCACACAAGCCCGCGATTTATCATTGCTGGATGAACATTACAAAGTTACCAAAGTACAACCGGTAGATATGTTCCCGCAAACGCATCACGTAGAAAACGTTGTTTGTTTAGAAAAAAGATAG